Genomic DNA from Caldicellulosiruptoraceae bacterium PP1:
GCATTTTGGGCAGAATTAATTATTTGAGAATCAATCTTATCTTTAACATAATATCTAATACCTATGGTAAACCATATACTTGAAATAATAATAGGTGTAAATATAAATAAAATAAAAATAGCTATTACCTTTTTAAATAAAGATATATTATTAAAAAATTTCATCTATTTAGTTCACCAAGAAATTTAATATAAATCAATTATACTACACTTCTTATTATTCCTTTACACTACCTATTGTTAAACCAGATACAAAATACCTTTGTAGGAATGGATATACAAACAATATAGGAAGTATTGCAACAATTGTCATTGTAGCTCTTATGGCAGTTGGTGTTACAGCAGATCCACCTTGTGATAGTGATGCTGAAAAATCAGGTGTTGACGATGCTGATTGAACAGATTGTAGAACCTTTTGAAGTTCAAATTGTAAAGTACTAAGGTTTGGATTGCCTGAGTTATAAAGGAATGTATCAAACCATGCATTCCACTGGCCAACAGCAACCCATAATGTTACAGTAGCTAAAACAGGTAGGCTCAAAGGCAATATTATTGAGAATAATATTCTGTATTCACTTGCACCATCTATTTTTGCTGATTCAATTAAATCTTTTGGAAGACCATCAATGTAACTTCTGATAACAATAATATTAAAAGCACTAACCATACCAGGAATAATATATACCCAGAAAGTATTAATAAGATGTAGATTTTTCATAAGTAAATATGCTGGAATAAGACCACCACTAAAATACATAGTAAACACTATTGTTCTTGAAACAAACTTTCTGAATACGTAATCTTTTCTACTAATACCATAAGCCACCATCAAACATGATAATACATTTGTTAAACTACCTATAATAGCCCTTAAAACGGAAATTAGTGCTGAGTGATAAATTTCTGGTTTTGACAAAATCATATGATAGTTATTAGTAGTAAACTTTCTTGGCCAAAGATAAATACCACCTCTAACAGAATCAAGAGCATCATTAAATGAAACTGCAAGTGTATTTAAAAAAGGATACAATGTACAAATTACTACTAATATCATAAAAAAGTATACAATAAAATTTAAGATAATATCCTCTAAAGTATATTTTTTTCCTTTAACCATATTAACTGTCCTCTCCTTACTTTGATGGATTAAACTAAAATACCCTTTCCCCTTCACCTATTTTTGATGAAATCTTGTTTGCAGTTGTAACAAGTATAAGGCTTATAACCGAGTTAAATATACCAGCAGCAGTAGCATATGACCATCTACCACTTCCAATACCATATCTTAATATATAAGTATCTAAGATTTCAGAGAAATCTAAAGTTGATGGCTTTTGTAATAAGTACATTTGTTCAAAACCTGCGTTTAATATCCAACCAACATTCATTATAAGAAGTATCTTAACTGTTGGTAATATACTTGGTAATGTAATAGTAAATATCTGTTTCACTCTGCTTGCACCATCAATACTTGCTGCTTCGTATAATTGTGGTGAAATGTTTGTCATAGCTGCAAGATAAATAATTGCGTTCCATCCCATCTCTTTCCATACTTCAGATATTGGTGCAATAAACCAGAAATATTTTCCTTCACCTAAAAAGTTAATTGGTTCTTTCAATAAACCTACTTTCAAAAGTAAATCATTTATTATACCATTGTCAGGTGATAGAGCTGTATAGATAATATTAGCTGCAACAACCCATGAAACAAAGTGTGGCAAATATGATATTGTTTGAACAGTCCTCTTAAATAGGATATTCTTAACCTCATTTAATAATAATGCAAATAAAATTGAAGAAGTAAAGTTAAATATAAGCTTTAAACTGCTTATTACAAGTGTATTTCTTAATGCTTGAAAGAAGTATGGATCAGCAAAAAGTTCTTTGAAATTTTGAAGTCCTACCCATTCTGATTGAGTAAAACCTAAATAAGGCTTGTAGTTTTTGAATGCTAATAACCATCCCCATAATGGAAGATAGTTAAAAACTAAAACAAGAAATAAAAAAGGAATTGTGAGTACTATTAACTGTCTTTGATTATATACTGTTGTAAGAAAACTGCTTTTTGTCTTTTTGGATAATGTGTTCTCTGACATTTATCTTCCTCCTAGCAAAATAAAAACATAATGTTTTAATCCTTATGATAAAATTTACTCACGAAGCTAAAAGCCCCGTGAGTAAATTCTTTATTTTTTCATTAGTTCCATTCCTTAAGTCTTCTCTTAATTTCTGTTTCTCTGAATTTAATTACTTTTTCAAGACCAAGTTTCTTGATTTGTGATACATATTCGTTCCAAGTCTTATCATATTCAGCAGAATTCTTTGCCATAATCATCTTTGTTATATATCTTCTTTGTAAATCATTAGCTTTATTTTCAATTACACTTAAATCATCTGGAATCTTAACATCCCAACCATATCCATATGGTGAATTCCATGTTGGTGAAAAGAGATCCTTGAATGATTTAATCTTATATGCATTTAATACTTCTTTTTCATAAGGCTTATAACGAACACTTAAAGCTTGCTCTGAATAATCCCAAGAAATTGTACCACTCTTGTCTGGATATTGAATATCCATTGGTGGTCTTGGGAATGAGAACCATGTGTTTCCTAACATACCTTGTTTTTCTTGGTATGAAGCATCTAAACGTCTTTTAATTTGTGCATCTGTTAGATACATTTTACCATTTTTAACATTGTAATCTTGACCTTGGATACCCCAGTATATAAGTTTTAGGATATCTTCTTGAGCCATTCTATCTAAGTATTTGAATGCAGCAAGTTTATCTTTACATTTTGTTGTAATTGATATACCTGCACCAGTTCCCATTGTAACAACATTGTATCTGTCTCTCTTTACACCTTTGTCAAGTAAAGGCATAGCAATTGGTATTCTATCATAAAGTTTTTGTTTTTCTAATGAATCAATTGCTTGTTGAATTTGCCATCTTTCATCATAGAAACCAATAACTCTACCAGATGAAATCTTAGCAAGATATTGATCGTAGTTTTGTGAGAACATTTCTTTGTCCATTAAGCCACTATTCCAAAGTTCATTTAATCTCTTGTAATATGTTTTTGCTTGTGGCATTGTGAAGCTATCTTTAATATTACCTGTCTTTTCGTCAATTAACCAACCACCATCATTTGGATAACCTTGTAATCTTAATGGTTGTTGCATAAGAACATAAATTCTCCAGCTATCTGTTAAAGCTGTGAAGCCAATTGTTGGTTTTCCGTTATATGTTGGATGTTTCTTAACATAATCTTTTACAATTTTGAAATAAGTATCAATATCTCTTACAACTGGCCATTTGTTTTCTTTTAATGTTGCAATTGGTAGCCAGAAACCAGCAAATGAATAAAGTGGATCTGATTCTTCTCTAAATGGAGTTAAGTAATAAATGTGTCCATCTTTTGGATATTTTAGTTTCTTTAAAGCTTGTGGGCTGTACCATTTTTTAATATTCTTCCCATACTTATTAATGTAGTCATCCATTGGTACTAAAGCACCAGCTTCAATGTACTTGTTGATAACATTGTGTGCATTGATAAGATCTGGCAAATCACCAGAAGCAAGCATAATACCTGCCTTTGTTTCTTCATCGCTACCTACAATGTATTCAACTTGAATCTTAACACCAGTAAGTTGTTCAATCTTCTTACCAATTGGTGTTTTCCAATAGTCTATTGGCTTTGCATTTGAATCGCCAATGAAAAGTTTGAAAGTAACTGGATTTGTAGCAGCTTGAGCTTTCTTCTCGCCAAGTCCAACGCCTGCAAAAAGACTTAAGAAGAAAACTACTGCTAAAAATAAAGCAATTCTTCTTTTAGCCATTAAAAATACCTCCCTCAAAATTAATTGTGAAATTTTACTATAAAAATGTAAAATACACTGCACTTATATTATATATATTTTGCAACGTACTAAACAACCAGATAAATTTAAAATAAAATACCGTAAATTTAATATCATGTTATTAAATTTAAAATATTTAGTACAAACATTAAAATTTATACATATAATGTAAAATAAATTTACTTATAAATATAATTATCTTTATATTATAGGAAAAGTTAGTAAATAAATTTAAGAAGGGTTTAGAAAACATAAAATATTAAAATGATTAATTTGTAAAAAATTTTATAGTAGCTTTAGTATAATATGAATAATAAAAAATAATCAAGTCCATTATCTGTTAATAAAAAATATGTTCAATATAATACTTGTAATAATTATTAAAAAAAATTCAACTAAAAGTGCAACCCATATAAGATATCGGGTATTTTTTATTTTAGTTGCCCCGATATACGTAGCAATAACATAAAACAACGTCTCTGAAGATGTACAAATAACTGATGCAAATATACCTTCTTTACTATCTGCTCCAAACCTTTCAAATATGCTATTTACATAACTTAAGGCACCACTTCCAGATAATGGCCTTATTATTATAAGAGGTAAAACCTTTTCTGGAATACCAAAAAGAAATGATAATGGTTTAAGAAAATTTATAAAAAAATCAGATGCTTTTGTTCTTACGAATAACTCAACAACAAAAACTAAAGCAAATAAATTAGGTAAGATATTTAAAACAACATATAATCCTTGCTTAATTCCTTCAACAAAACTCTTAAAAACATTATTTCTTTTAAA
This window encodes:
- a CDS encoding carbohydrate ABC transporter permease, translating into MVKGKKYTLEDIILNFIVYFFMILVVICTLYPFLNTLAVSFNDALDSVRGGIYLWPRKFTTNNYHMILSKPEIYHSALISVLRAIIGSLTNVLSCLMVAYGISRKDYVFRKFVSRTIVFTMYFSGGLIPAYLLMKNLHLINTFWVYIIPGMVSAFNIIVIRSYIDGLPKDLIESAKIDGASEYRILFSIILPLSLPVLATVTLWVAVGQWNAWFDTFLYNSGNPNLSTLQFELQKVLQSVQSASSTPDFSASLSQGGSAVTPTAIRATMTIVAILPILFVYPFLQRYFVSGLTIGSVKE
- a CDS encoding ABC transporter permease, giving the protein MSENTLSKKTKSSFLTTVYNQRQLIVLTIPFLFLVLVFNYLPLWGWLLAFKNYKPYLGFTQSEWVGLQNFKELFADPYFFQALRNTLVISSLKLIFNFTSSILFALLLNEVKNILFKRTVQTISYLPHFVSWVVAANIIYTALSPDNGIINDLLLKVGLLKEPINFLGEGKYFWFIAPISEVWKEMGWNAIIYLAAMTNISPQLYEAASIDGASRVKQIFTITLPSILPTVKILLIMNVGWILNAGFEQMYLLQKPSTLDFSEILDTYILRYGIGSGRWSYATAAGIFNSVISLILVTTANKISSKIGEGERVF
- a CDS encoding ABC transporter substrate-binding protein; protein product: MAKRRIALFLAVVFFLSLFAGVGLGEKKAQAATNPVTFKLFIGDSNAKPIDYWKTPIGKKIEQLTGVKIQVEYIVGSDEETKAGIMLASGDLPDLINAHNVINKYIEAGALVPMDDYINKYGKNIKKWYSPQALKKLKYPKDGHIYYLTPFREESDPLYSFAGFWLPIATLKENKWPVVRDIDTYFKIVKDYVKKHPTYNGKPTIGFTALTDSWRIYVLMQQPLRLQGYPNDGGWLIDEKTGNIKDSFTMPQAKTYYKRLNELWNSGLMDKEMFSQNYDQYLAKISSGRVIGFYDERWQIQQAIDSLEKQKLYDRIPIAMPLLDKGVKRDRYNVVTMGTGAGISITTKCKDKLAAFKYLDRMAQEDILKLIYWGIQGQDYNVKNGKMYLTDAQIKRRLDASYQEKQGMLGNTWFSFPRPPMDIQYPDKSGTISWDYSEQALSVRYKPYEKEVLNAYKIKSFKDLFSPTWNSPYGYGWDVKIPDDLSVIENKANDLQRRYITKMIMAKNSAEYDKTWNEYVSQIKKLGLEKVIKFRETEIKRRLKEWN
- a CDS encoding nucleoside recognition domain-containing protein, encoding MIIFFYQLPAMFILIILLYSIFKRNNVFKSFVEGIKQGLYVVLNILPNLFALVFVVELFVRTKASDFFINFLKPLSFLFGIPEKVLPLIIIRPLSGSGALSYVNSIFERFGADSKEGIFASVICTSSETLFYVIATYIGATKIKNTRYLIWVALLVEFFLIIITSIILNIFFINR